A single Klebsiella variicola DNA region contains:
- a CDS encoding exonuclease — translation MNNYPYLIKAKAKANEAKSLFCWFSAKSDSRAERKILDILEDAEINVGRGASHQLPIRTNWLIVDDLPEEGVLDDTWCDRYELGGEDGLTWQKIVAPAAAEPQPSSKPENDISPANSDEEDYSNNEEALFNLAEMSFRTQLLAQYMADERHVYHISIPHRNRLSAMEMDTDNHGVQNLLLTAENIPELKKYDMPGLWKFTSAFKSVFPVGKRHELGKQIQFAKLWLETSHIDRGILTKEWAAGNYITSINKTDAGANAGGGNKTDRNPDYQHSLDTLDIEIALATMPMDFDIYNFPASVHRRAKEIVQKKESPFKEWSAALRSTPGILDYSRAAIFALIREASSGITPFPDRLRGYINANLTEHKHDTPSAETLTKAGHIPSAAVTLDATNQVIAGEDSSAKLETLSSDIKAVGAELVKEAQKQRPDANQVLAAERGEYVEGVSDPTDPKWVTEDLTKTRQPEVSKIGDGVFSIEGLVDVTGKVNQKEKTDEVVHQTDSVDIESGHHNKEEDQPIDYVHVMVDLETMGKKHNAPIVAIGAVVFDPATGSIGESFYKVVCLESSVNWGAVIDPSTVIWWLKQSSEARSAIVNDDAIPLQDALLQFREFVSDNVAGGSKKAQVWGNGASFDNSILRSSYDCIAEDYPWEYWNDRDVRTMVELGQAISFDPKTTIPFEGSRHNALADAIHQARYVSAVWQRIIAGNQVLQKLMQN, via the coding sequence GGCCGCGGCGCCAGCCATCAGCTGCCGATCCGCACCAACTGGCTCATCGTTGATGACTTACCGGAAGAAGGTGTACTGGATGACACCTGGTGCGATCGCTACGAGCTTGGTGGTGAAGACGGGCTGACATGGCAAAAAATCGTTGCGCCAGCGGCTGCTGAACCACAGCCCTCCAGTAAACCAGAAAACGATATCTCTCCTGCAAATAGCGATGAAGAGGACTATTCGAACAATGAAGAAGCACTCTTCAACCTGGCGGAAATGTCATTCCGCACGCAGCTGCTTGCCCAGTATATGGCCGACGAGCGCCACGTGTATCACATTAGCATTCCTCATCGTAACCGCCTTTCAGCGATGGAAATGGATACGGATAATCACGGTGTGCAGAATCTGCTGCTGACGGCAGAAAATATTCCGGAGCTTAAAAAATATGATATGCCTGGCCTGTGGAAATTTACCAGTGCATTTAAGAGCGTATTTCCTGTGGGGAAACGCCATGAGCTCGGCAAGCAAATTCAGTTCGCCAAATTGTGGCTTGAAACGTCGCACATTGACCGCGGGATCCTTACAAAGGAATGGGCTGCTGGAAACTATATCACCTCAATAAACAAAACCGATGCCGGCGCCAATGCTGGCGGCGGTAACAAAACTGACCGCAATCCGGATTATCAGCATTCGCTGGATACTCTGGATATAGAGATCGCTCTTGCAACGATGCCTATGGATTTTGACATCTATAATTTTCCGGCATCAGTCCACCGCCGCGCGAAGGAAATAGTACAGAAGAAAGAAAGTCCATTTAAAGAATGGTCTGCAGCATTACGGAGCACACCAGGCATCCTTGATTATTCCCGTGCAGCGATTTTTGCACTGATCAGGGAAGCATCCAGTGGAATAACTCCTTTTCCAGATCGGTTGCGTGGCTACATCAACGCGAATCTGACTGAACATAAGCATGATACCCCGAGCGCTGAGACGCTTACCAAGGCGGGACATATTCCATCTGCTGCAGTCACTCTGGATGCAACAAACCAAGTAATCGCCGGAGAGGATAGCAGCGCAAAACTGGAAACACTCTCCTCCGACATTAAAGCAGTTGGTGCCGAACTGGTAAAAGAGGCTCAAAAGCAACGTCCGGACGCTAATCAGGTTCTGGCCGCCGAGCGCGGCGAATATGTTGAAGGGGTTAGCGACCCTACGGATCCGAAGTGGGTAACCGAAGACCTTACCAAGACCAGGCAGCCTGAAGTTTCAAAAATTGGGGACGGAGTATTTTCCATTGAAGGTCTTGTTGACGTTACGGGCAAGGTTAACCAAAAAGAAAAAACAGATGAAGTTGTTCATCAAACGGATTCTGTAGATATTGAATCCGGTCATCATAATAAGGAGGAAGATCAGCCAATTGATTATGTTCACGTTATGGTTGATCTGGAAACCATGGGTAAAAAACATAACGCCCCTATCGTCGCTATTGGTGCGGTTGTTTTTGACCCGGCAACCGGCTCTATTGGAGAAAGTTTCTATAAAGTCGTATGCCTTGAATCCTCCGTGAACTGGGGCGCCGTAATCGATCCATCTACTGTTATCTGGTGGCTTAAGCAGTCCTCCGAAGCACGCTCTGCGATCGTAAATGATGATGCTATCCCGTTGCAGGATGCATTACTCCAGTTCAGAGAATTTGTTTCTGATAATGTCGCTGGTGGGAGCAAAAAGGCGCAGGTATGGGGTAACGGTGCGTCATTCGACAACTCTATTCTGCGTTCTTCTTACGATTGCATTGCTGAAGATTATCCGTGGGAATACTGGAACGATCGGGACGTACGAACAATGGTAGAGCTCGGCCAGGCCATTAGCTTCGACCCCAAAACAACGATCCCGTTTGAAGGGTCTCGTCACAATGCCCTCGCTGATGCTATTCATCAGGCCCGCTATGTATCAGCGGTCTGGCAGCGAATAATTGCCGGCAATCAGGTGCTGCAAAAATTGATGCAAAACTGA
- a CDS encoding excisionase: protein MLQMLTLEEWANEKYRSNPPSVSTLRNYAKQNMFSPPAKKEGRFWRVREDAELVGTLTTPVVKKSDPVLLQRILNDGCQTT from the coding sequence ATGCTCCAGATGTTAACCCTTGAAGAGTGGGCAAACGAGAAATACAGAAGCAATCCTCCAAGTGTTTCCACTCTCAGGAATTATGCTAAACAGAATATGTTTTCTCCCCCAGCCAAAAAAGAAGGTCGATTCTGGCGCGTCAGGGAGGATGCTGAGTTGGTCGGTACATTGACCACTCCTGTAGTAAAGAAAAGCGACCCTGTTCTTTTGCAGAGGATTTTGAACGATGGCTGCCAGACCACGTAA
- a CDS encoding site-specific integrase translates to MAARPRKNNISIPNLYPLFSRKVNKVYWRYKHPITGKFHSLGTDEAEATAIAIEANKRLAEQQTRQIMAITDRISTNSGKSISTNTWLERYWKIQQERLKSGDIKENTIKQKAKPVSLLKERVGMKLISAVNVRDVAQILDEYLAEGQPRMAQVIRSVLIDVFKEAQHAGEVPPGYNPALATKQPRRKITRQRLTLEEWQKIFDIADENHKYMGNAMLLAIVTGQRLGDISRMKFSDIWDDHLHVEQEKTGSKIAIPLALRCNAINWSLRDVISRCRDYAVSPYLVHFFRTTSQAERGAQVKPRTLTMNFSKARDSADIDWGQGTPATFHEQRSLSERLYKAQGINTKDLLGHKTQQQTDRYHDDRGKGWTTVAL, encoded by the coding sequence ATGGCTGCCAGACCACGTAAAAATAATATATCTATTCCAAATTTATACCCGCTCTTCAGCAGAAAGGTTAATAAAGTATACTGGCGTTATAAGCACCCGATAACTGGTAAGTTTCATAGTCTAGGAACAGACGAAGCAGAGGCCACGGCAATAGCTATTGAAGCAAATAAAAGACTGGCGGAACAACAAACCCGCCAGATAATGGCAATCACTGACAGAATTTCCACCAACTCAGGAAAATCAATATCAACTAACACCTGGCTTGAACGTTACTGGAAGATTCAGCAGGAAAGATTGAAGTCCGGAGATATTAAAGAAAACACTATCAAACAAAAAGCAAAACCAGTATCTCTGCTTAAGGAACGGGTAGGAATGAAATTAATATCCGCTGTCAATGTTCGAGATGTTGCGCAAATTCTTGATGAATATTTAGCGGAGGGACAACCCAGAATGGCTCAGGTCATTCGCTCTGTCCTAATAGATGTTTTTAAAGAAGCTCAGCATGCGGGAGAAGTACCTCCTGGTTATAACCCTGCACTAGCAACTAAACAACCTCGTAGAAAGATCACTCGCCAGCGCCTCACTCTTGAGGAATGGCAAAAGATTTTTGATATAGCCGATGAAAATCACAAATACATGGGGAACGCCATGCTTTTAGCCATAGTAACAGGACAGCGACTAGGTGATATATCCCGTATGAAATTCTCGGACATCTGGGACGATCATCTACACGTTGAGCAAGAGAAAACCGGAAGCAAAATCGCTATACCATTGGCTCTGCGTTGCAACGCAATCAACTGGAGCCTCCGAGATGTAATCAGTCGTTGCCGGGATTATGCAGTAAGCCCTTATTTGGTTCATTTCTTTAGAACCACCTCACAGGCTGAGCGAGGAGCACAGGTGAAACCCAGAACACTGACCATGAATTTCAGCAAGGCAAGAGACAGTGCAGATATTGACTGGGGACAAGGTACACCGGCAACTTTCCATGAACAAAGATCGCTTTCCGAGCGGTTATATAAAGCCCAAGGTATAAACACGAAAGATTTACTTGGACATAAAACTCAACAACAAACGGATAGGTACCATGATGATCGTGGGAAGGGGTGGACAACGGTGGCCTTGTGA